The following are from one region of the Paenibacillus sp. KS-LC4 genome:
- a CDS encoding decaprenyl-phosphate phosphoribosyltransferase has translation MNTLTPKNEKQLSMNAAKPNLILACMSQLRPKQWTKNILVFASALFAGTFLEYSTFLNAFLAFVCFSCVASTIYIINDIADVEKDRLHPDKCKRPLPSGALTMPTAVGLGAILFAGSTLLSYFISPQLTAVLLFYFIMNVGYSFKLKHVVLIDVMIIAAGFVLRAVAGAVAVNGNLTSWFILCAMLLSLFLALGKRRHELQLFEGDTSKQRKVMQFYSIKLLDQLISIVTGLTIMCYSLYAAENHYMMFTIPFVLYGVFRYLYLMHMENGGGKPEEILITDKHILFTVLIFACSVLFIKAYL, from the coding sequence TTGAATACATTAACCCCAAAAAATGAGAAGCAGCTGTCAATGAATGCGGCGAAGCCAAACCTCATTTTAGCGTGTATGTCGCAACTTCGTCCAAAACAATGGACTAAAAATATACTCGTCTTTGCATCTGCACTTTTTGCGGGAACGTTTTTGGAGTATTCTACCTTTTTGAATGCTTTCTTGGCATTTGTCTGTTTTTCTTGCGTTGCAAGCACGATCTATATTATTAATGATATTGCAGACGTTGAAAAGGATCGTTTACATCCAGACAAGTGTAAGCGGCCTCTGCCTTCCGGGGCTTTGACTATGCCAACCGCTGTAGGTCTTGGAGCAATTTTATTTGCAGGCTCTACTTTATTGTCTTATTTTATTTCTCCTCAGTTAACCGCAGTATTGTTATTTTATTTTATTATGAACGTAGGCTATTCTTTCAAATTAAAGCATGTTGTTCTGATCGATGTGATGATTATTGCTGCTGGTTTTGTACTGAGAGCCGTTGCTGGGGCTGTTGCTGTGAATGGCAATCTGACGTCCTGGTTTATCTTATGCGCTATGCTTTTATCCCTGTTCCTTGCACTGGGAAAGCGTAGACACGAGCTGCAATTGTTTGAAGGCGATACAAGTAAACAGCGTAAGGTTATGCAATTTTATTCGATTAAATTACTTGATCAGTTAATATCCATTGTCACGGGCTTAACTATTATGTGCTATTCGCTGTATGCAGCTGAGAATCATTATATGATGTTTACAATTCCGTTCGTTCTTTACGGTGTTTTCAGATATTTGTATTTAATGCATATGGAAAATGGCGGCGGCAAGCCTGAGGAAATATTAATCACAGATAAGCACATTTTGTTTACTGTACTTATATTCGCATGCTCCGTACTGTTTATTAAAGCGTATCTCTAA
- a CDS encoding SDR family oxidoreductase: MKHVLILGATSGIASALAYKLASSEKCKLILAGRHPEEVEKLASDLRIRCDVETFSMNYDAIQMDSHEEFWQKCLMLMDIDTVILCYGYLGEQKLGEVNMAEAKAIIDVNFTSCVSILSLVAAYMEEKGRGTICAISSVAGDRGRQSNYLYGSAKGALALYLQGLRNRLSKSGVHVLTIKPGFVDTKMTYGQTGMFLVAKPSAVANDIYRAMKKKKNTLYTPFFWRWIMLIIKIIPENVFAKMNL; this comes from the coding sequence GTGAAGCATGTTTTAATCTTGGGCGCGACCTCCGGGATCGCATCTGCACTTGCATATAAACTGGCCTCATCGGAAAAATGCAAGCTAATATTGGCTGGCAGACATCCAGAGGAAGTTGAGAAACTTGCAAGCGATCTGAGGATCAGGTGCGATGTCGAAACGTTTAGTATGAACTATGACGCAATCCAGATGGACTCACACGAGGAGTTTTGGCAAAAGTGTTTGATGTTAATGGATATTGATACGGTTATTTTATGTTACGGTTATCTGGGGGAACAAAAATTGGGTGAAGTCAATATGGCCGAAGCCAAAGCCATTATTGATGTCAACTTCACGTCCTGCGTATCTATACTGTCACTTGTAGCTGCTTATATGGAAGAAAAGGGCCGCGGCACTATTTGTGCGATTTCATCGGTTGCCGGAGACAGGGGGAGGCAAAGCAATTATCTTTATGGATCGGCCAAGGGGGCGCTTGCGCTATATTTACAAGGGCTACGAAATCGACTGAGCAAATCGGGAGTTCATGTGTTAACGATTAAGCCGGGTTTTGTTGACACGAAAATGACGTATGGACAAACCGGGATGTTTCTGGTGGCAAAGCCTTCAGCAGTGGCTAATGATATATACAGAGCAATGAAGAAAAAGAAAAACACGCTGTATACACCGTTTTTCTGGAGATGGATTATGCTTATTATTAAAATAATACCGGAGAATGTCTTTGCAAAAATGAATTTATAA
- a CDS encoding FAD-binding oxidoreductase, with protein sequence MKLERKEILAGWGNYPKEPCFVSRPETQEQLKAKIQRASCASYISYGLGRSYGDAPLNGNSGVIRTVHMNKLIAFDADSGILNCEAGVTFEEIIEIFLPKGFFLPVTPGTKFVTVGGAIANDVHGKNHHADGCFSEHVLSFQLLIADGSIMQCSRETNSDLFWATVGGIGLTGIILTAKFRLIKVESSYYHVKYEKAKNIEEALELFRESDANYQYSVAWIDCLAKGNSLGKSVLMRGNHARLEDLSWKQRINPLQIKTNLKLSMPINMPPFVLNPYSIKLFNIAYYGIQPSDVNKVVHFDSFFYPLDSIMNWNRMYGKKGFVQYQAVFPPNEIEGLIKMLEKLSSTNRSSFLAVLKSSGREGQGMLSFPKKGYTLALDIPIKDHSLFPFLRELDELVIKHNGRVYLAKDSTLAPEKCKIMYPRLNEFLAIKNKVDPDHIFSSSMARRLNILEA encoded by the coding sequence TTGAAATTGGAAAGAAAAGAGATTTTGGCAGGCTGGGGCAACTATCCGAAAGAACCTTGTTTTGTTTCCAGACCCGAAACACAAGAACAGCTGAAAGCAAAGATTCAAAGAGCGAGTTGCGCCAGCTATATCTCTTATGGTCTAGGAAGAAGCTACGGAGATGCTCCATTAAACGGCAATAGCGGCGTTATACGTACTGTTCATATGAATAAGCTAATTGCTTTCGATGCGGATTCCGGCATTCTGAACTGCGAGGCTGGCGTAACATTTGAAGAAATCATTGAAATTTTCCTGCCAAAGGGTTTTTTTCTGCCGGTAACTCCGGGTACTAAGTTTGTGACCGTCGGCGGAGCGATAGCCAATGATGTTCATGGGAAAAATCATCATGCAGATGGTTGTTTCTCTGAACATGTATTGAGTTTCCAACTGTTAATTGCCGATGGTTCAATTATGCAATGCTCAAGAGAAACCAATTCTGATTTATTTTGGGCTACTGTTGGAGGGATTGGCCTCACCGGAATTATTCTGACTGCGAAATTTCGTCTTATTAAAGTAGAAAGTTCTTATTATCATGTAAAATATGAAAAAGCGAAAAATATTGAAGAGGCCCTTGAGCTTTTTCGAGAATCAGATGCTAATTATCAATATTCTGTTGCATGGATTGATTGTTTGGCTAAAGGGAATTCACTTGGCAAAAGCGTGTTAATGAGGGGAAATCATGCGAGGCTAGAGGATTTATCATGGAAACAACGAATAAATCCTCTTCAAATAAAGACAAATTTAAAATTAAGTATGCCAATAAATATGCCTCCATTTGTTTTAAATCCTTACAGCATCAAGCTATTCAATATTGCTTATTATGGCATTCAACCAAGCGATGTCAACAAGGTTGTGCACTTTGATTCTTTTTTCTATCCGTTAGACTCCATAATGAACTGGAACCGAATGTACGGGAAAAAAGGCTTCGTTCAATATCAAGCAGTTTTTCCGCCAAACGAAATCGAAGGCTTAATTAAAATGCTGGAAAAACTGAGCAGTACAAACCGCTCGTCGTTTTTGGCGGTATTGAAAAGCTCGGGAAGAGAGGGGCAGGGAATGCTTTCGTTCCCTAAAAAAGGCTATACGCTTGCTTTGGATATTCCAATTAAGGATCATTCGTTATTTCCTTTTTTAAGAGAATTAGATGAGCTTGTCATTAAACATAATGGAAGAGTTTATTTAGCTAAAGATTCTACACTTGCTCCGGAAAAATGTAAAATCATGTACCCGAGATTGAATGAATTTTTGGCAATTAAAAACAAGGTGGACCCTGACCATATATTTTCTTCATCAATGGCCAGAAGGTTGAACATATTGGAGGCATAA
- a CDS encoding glycosyltransferase — MVQIKKKAVCILGMHRSGTSVITRAINLLGVHIGKAEDLMPAGKDNPEGYWENVNIVTIQEKLLEFLGHSWHSAGMLPEEWWKLPGVESFKQQLINEVRFNFMNADVWMWKDPRTCVLLPIWQNIFEELGIEMNFVVVVRNPIDVGSSLKKRDQLSCKAAMDLWSYYSISMFKSLASTPSNVVFIHYDLFIDNWKDALIEVSKEFDISCPYSEEEFTRLMSSVIKPTLRHSKTEINTLNEDISIPLYTKKIYELYFEMKKKGFTEKCKREIDALYAEYSNKVASQLLQIYWENNKIGFTEDSSVQISLQCDLHMHTYTTELPAAMTCLRIDPIDACAFIEIKSVSIIAIADSETVTVYDSSEDQFGAVANASDLKIFNQNNNLVCLSLGEDPHFEIEGLSFPENTSKAAISIEMRTSSPLSPDVIGIIEQQANQIDSLKTETVENKRIYMKNQESITRLQKAVQDKQNRIVQLRDTIFLQNAETKVSLEQMNLLNSTLANKNNEIMNLQSALSMKERELAHMRHSYSWRLASRLGKLKRIVEMVENVFYMVFHVPRKLKLQPLNDIVSCSDGSFRWQATGEDPQFHLEGRFPVGWVRIAWSAKADGEAVMKLYPETLDGVSESTSIMLGRMNHSAQARGVLFFLDPETSSLRLDPGDEQMRFNFSEIKMYKATRLHVVVEAFNRFRKVNKLNFRASMLLFKKVFHVYQKSGLQGVWRRIKSEISPSKAAEAMDYSVWIEKNRLTADMEAELKDVSASFTYKPMISVVVPVYNVEEAWLRKCLDSVLDQIYDNWELCIADDASTLTHIRKVLTEYAAMDSRIKVIFREKNGHISETSNSALEIANGEFIALLDHDDEITKDAFVEVVRLLNNHPDADMIYSDEDKISPDGIRHSPFFKPDWSPETFMSQMYTCHMGVYRTSLIREIGGFRRGFEGSQDYDLVLRFTEKTNRIYHIPKILYHWRSIPQSTASGGAAKGYTNDAGYRALQEALERRHIQGWVEPDPDVSNLYVVHHRLTTRPLISIIIPTRNMTAILETCITSIFAQTSYDHFEIIIVDNGSDDPATLALLQKWSATEPSRFRVERIDIPFNYSRLNNLAVEKANGELILLLNNDIEVISSCWLEEMAAQAIRNEIGAVGACLLYPDNTIQHAGVVLGIGGVAGHSHKYFSEKEYGYYSRLRMVTNYSAVTAACLMIRKEVYLSVEGLDENLEVAFNDVDFCLRVGDIGLRNVWLPQVKLYHHESKSRGQENTPAKIARFNREIEYVQNRWGERLKLDPYYNPNLTLEHEDFRLSIE; from the coding sequence ATGGTTCAGATAAAAAAGAAGGCCGTTTGTATCCTTGGCATGCACAGAAGCGGGACATCCGTAATAACAAGGGCAATCAATCTGCTAGGCGTTCATATTGGAAAAGCCGAGGACTTGATGCCAGCGGGAAAAGATAATCCTGAAGGTTACTGGGAAAATGTGAATATTGTTACGATTCAAGAGAAGCTTCTGGAATTTCTCGGACACAGCTGGCATTCTGCCGGTATGCTGCCCGAGGAATGGTGGAAATTACCCGGAGTAGAGTCCTTCAAGCAGCAGTTAATTAACGAAGTAAGGTTCAATTTCATGAATGCGGATGTTTGGATGTGGAAGGACCCCAGAACATGCGTTTTGCTCCCGATATGGCAAAATATATTTGAAGAGCTTGGCATAGAAATGAATTTCGTCGTAGTTGTTAGAAACCCGATCGATGTCGGTTCTTCTTTAAAAAAGAGAGACCAGCTATCATGCAAGGCAGCAATGGATCTGTGGAGCTATTACTCCATTTCAATGTTCAAAAGTTTGGCTTCGACTCCTTCAAACGTCGTGTTCATTCACTACGATTTGTTTATAGACAACTGGAAAGACGCTTTGATTGAGGTTTCAAAGGAATTCGATATCTCTTGTCCGTATAGCGAAGAGGAATTTACACGGTTAATGTCCAGTGTAATCAAGCCGACTCTAAGACATAGTAAAACTGAAATAAATACCTTGAATGAGGATATCTCAATACCTTTATATACAAAAAAAATCTACGAATTATATTTTGAGATGAAAAAAAAGGGATTTACAGAAAAATGCAAACGAGAAATTGATGCTTTATATGCAGAATATTCAAACAAAGTCGCTTCACAATTGCTGCAAATCTACTGGGAAAATAATAAGATCGGCTTTACTGAGGATTCCTCGGTTCAAATATCGCTGCAATGCGACCTTCACATGCATACGTATACAACCGAGTTGCCTGCTGCTATGACTTGTTTGCGAATTGATCCGATAGATGCCTGCGCTTTTATTGAAATAAAGTCAGTAAGCATCATAGCGATAGCTGACAGTGAAACCGTAACGGTGTACGATTCAAGCGAGGATCAATTTGGAGCTGTCGCTAATGCAAGCGATTTAAAAATATTTAATCAAAATAATAATCTTGTTTGTCTATCATTAGGGGAAGATCCTCATTTTGAGATAGAGGGTCTGTCTTTCCCGGAAAACACGAGCAAAGCGGCAATATCTATTGAGATGAGGACTTCTAGCCCTTTAAGCCCAGATGTAATTGGAATAATTGAACAACAAGCTAATCAAATCGACTCCCTGAAAACGGAGACAGTTGAAAATAAACGAATTTATATGAAGAACCAGGAAAGCATCACGCGGCTTCAAAAAGCGGTTCAAGACAAGCAAAATAGGATTGTTCAGTTGAGGGATACAATTTTCTTGCAAAATGCAGAAACGAAAGTAAGTTTGGAACAGATGAATCTGCTGAACAGTACGTTGGCCAATAAAAATAATGAGATCATGAACTTACAGTCGGCACTATCTATGAAGGAACGAGAGCTGGCACATATGCGTCACTCGTATTCCTGGAGATTAGCGTCGAGATTAGGAAAGCTGAAGCGTATCGTTGAAATGGTTGAGAATGTATTTTATATGGTGTTCCACGTTCCAAGAAAATTAAAGTTACAGCCCTTGAATGATATCGTTTCATGCAGCGACGGCAGCTTCCGTTGGCAAGCTACAGGCGAAGACCCGCAATTTCATTTAGAGGGACGCTTTCCGGTTGGTTGGGTTAGAATCGCGTGGTCCGCCAAGGCTGATGGAGAAGCTGTGATGAAGCTTTATCCGGAAACGCTTGATGGAGTAAGCGAGTCAACAAGTATTATGCTTGGGAGAATGAATCATAGTGCTCAAGCCAGAGGTGTACTGTTTTTTTTGGATCCCGAAACCAGTAGCCTGAGATTGGATCCTGGCGATGAGCAGATGAGATTTAATTTTTCAGAAATCAAGATGTACAAGGCAACAAGGCTACATGTAGTCGTTGAAGCTTTTAACAGATTTCGAAAAGTAAATAAGCTGAATTTCAGGGCAAGTATGCTGTTGTTTAAAAAAGTATTTCATGTTTATCAAAAAAGCGGTCTTCAAGGTGTATGGAGGAGAATTAAATCGGAGATTTCGCCTAGCAAGGCTGCGGAAGCTATGGATTATTCAGTTTGGATAGAGAAGAATCGTTTAACAGCTGATATGGAAGCAGAATTGAAGGACGTTAGCGCTTCATTTACATATAAACCTATGATTTCAGTAGTTGTACCCGTCTATAATGTAGAAGAGGCATGGTTAAGGAAGTGTCTTGATTCCGTTCTTGATCAAATTTACGACAATTGGGAGCTATGTATTGCAGATGATGCTTCAACTTTGACACATATCCGTAAAGTTTTAACTGAGTATGCGGCAATGGATAGTCGAATCAAGGTTATTTTTAGAGAAAAAAACGGACATATTTCAGAAACCTCCAATTCAGCATTGGAAATCGCTAATGGGGAATTTATAGCACTGCTTGATCATGATGATGAAATTACGAAGGATGCTTTTGTTGAAGTCGTTCGTTTATTAAATAATCATCCAGATGCAGATATGATTTATAGCGATGAGGACAAAATAAGCCCCGACGGGATAAGGCATTCTCCGTTCTTCAAACCGGATTGGTCTCCGGAAACATTTATGTCACAGATGTACACCTGTCATATGGGTGTCTATCGAACCTCGTTAATAAGAGAAATTGGAGGTTTTAGACGAGGTTTTGAAGGCAGTCAAGATTATGATTTGGTCTTGCGCTTTACTGAGAAAACAAATCGTATCTATCACATTCCTAAAATTTTGTATCATTGGCGCTCCATTCCACAATCGACAGCATCGGGTGGCGCAGCAAAAGGCTACACCAATGATGCAGGCTATCGCGCTCTTCAAGAAGCATTGGAGCGAAGACATATTCAAGGGTGGGTAGAGCCCGATCCTGATGTATCCAATTTGTATGTCGTACATCATCGCTTGACTACTAGACCCTTAATCTCAATCATTATTCCTACTAGAAATATGACGGCTATACTTGAAACGTGCATTACATCTATTTTTGCACAAACGAGTTATGATCATTTTGAAATTATAATCGTAGATAATGGAAGCGATGACCCTGCTACCTTAGCATTACTTCAAAAATGGAGTGCTACAGAACCAAGTAGATTTAGAGTGGAGAGAATTGATATTCCATTTAACTACTCCAGGTTGAACAATTTAGCGGTGGAAAAAGCAAATGGTGAATTAATCTTACTGCTTAATAATGATATTGAAGTTATTTCTTCATGCTGGTTGGAGGAAATGGCAGCTCAAGCAATTCGAAATGAGATTGGAGCGGTAGGAGCGTGTTTATTATATCCCGATAACACCATTCAACATGCCGGTGTTGTGCTGGGTATTGGTGGAGTCGCCGGACATAGCCATAAATACTTTAGTGAGAAAGAGTACGGATATTATTCCAGATTGAGGATGGTAACCAACTATTCAGCAGTTACTGCGGCATGTCTGATGATTCGAAAGGAAGTTTATCTTTCTGTAGAGGGGCTAGACGAAAATCTTGAAGTGGCATTTAATGATGTTGATTTTTGCTTGCGTGTTGGTGACATAGGCTTGAGGAACGTGTGGCTGCCGCAAGTGAAATTGTATCATCATGAATCCAAAAGCCGCGGACAGGAGAACACGCCTGCGAAAATTGCGCGGTTTAATAGAGAGATTGAATATGTACAAAACAGATGGGGTGAAAGGTTGAAATTAGACCCTTATTATAATCCGAATCTGACTCTTGAACATGAAGATTTTCGTTTGAGTATTGAGTAA
- a CDS encoding ABC transporter ATP-binding protein, translating into MDDKVIVAVENVSVRFNMTSEKISTSKEFLIKWLQRSITYNEFWALKDISFTINKGEVFGILGLNGAGKSTLLKTIAGVLKPTKGTVKISGTMAPLIELGAGFDADLTARENIFLNGAVLGISKKQMNEKFNEIVEFSELHEFINVPIKNFSSGMYARLGFSIATIINPDILIVDEILSVGDYKFQEKCEEKIGKMIKDGTTVILVSHSKKQMRSMCNRGIILEKGHLIKQGNIDEICDYYYSQS; encoded by the coding sequence ATGGATGACAAGGTTATAGTGGCTGTAGAAAACGTATCTGTGCGCTTTAACATGACTTCGGAGAAAATCTCAACCTCAAAAGAATTCCTGATTAAATGGCTTCAAAGGAGTATTACTTATAATGAGTTTTGGGCATTAAAGGACATTTCATTTACGATTAATAAGGGAGAAGTATTTGGCATACTTGGATTGAATGGCGCTGGAAAGAGTACCTTGTTAAAAACAATAGCCGGTGTTTTAAAGCCTACAAAAGGAACGGTTAAAATATCAGGTACGATGGCGCCTTTAATTGAACTTGGAGCTGGCTTTGATGCAGATCTGACGGCCAGGGAAAATATTTTTCTAAATGGTGCTGTTTTAGGAATAAGTAAAAAACAAATGAATGAAAAATTTAATGAAATTGTTGAATTTTCTGAGCTTCACGAATTTATTAATGTTCCAATCAAAAACTTTTCCTCAGGCATGTATGCCAGATTGGGCTTCTCAATCGCGACAATTATTAATCCTGACATCCTGATTGTGGATGAAATCCTGTCCGTAGGCGATTATAAATTCCAGGAAAAGTGCGAGGAAAAAATCGGTAAAATGATTAAAGATGGGACGACCGTTATTTTAGTTTCCCACTCAAAGAAACAAATGAGAAGTATGTGTAATCGAGGGATCATTCTGGAAAAAGGACATTTAATTAAACAAGGTAATATAGATGAAATTTGTGATTATTATTATTCCCAAAGTTGA
- a CDS encoding ABC transporter permease, translating into MLNTTEKHIRNFLKYRELIKLLVLKDIKLKYKRSFLGIIWSLLNPLFTMIILTIVFKELFKFSVENFAAYVISGQVLFTFFSESTSLAMSSIYSNGQILKKVYIPKYIFPLSKVLFSFVNMLFSFASILLVCFLTDVPLKPALFFSLLSTCYILIFSIGFGLILSSVVVVFRDLEHIYSVLLTAWMYLTPIIYPAEIIPEKYLFIVHSNPLYYFLNHFREGLLYGHIPSMELNLQCFCISFVTLIIGLYVFYKRQDKFILYI; encoded by the coding sequence TTGTTGAATACAACAGAGAAACATATACGGAATTTTTTGAAATACAGAGAACTAATTAAGCTTTTAGTACTAAAAGACATAAAATTAAAATATAAGAGATCTTTTCTAGGCATCATTTGGAGTTTGTTGAACCCATTATTCACCATGATTATTTTAACTATAGTATTTAAGGAACTATTTAAATTCAGTGTGGAGAATTTTGCTGCATATGTTATTAGCGGCCAGGTGCTTTTCACTTTTTTCTCGGAATCCACTTCGTTAGCCATGTCATCAATTTATTCGAACGGACAAATCCTCAAGAAAGTGTATATTCCGAAGTACATTTTTCCGCTTTCTAAGGTTTTATTTTCTTTTGTCAATATGCTGTTTTCATTTGCTTCAATTTTACTGGTTTGCTTCCTTACAGATGTCCCATTAAAGCCTGCTTTGTTTTTTAGTCTGCTTTCAACTTGTTATATTTTAATTTTCAGTATTGGTTTTGGATTGATTTTAAGCAGCGTTGTCGTCGTCTTCCGAGATTTGGAGCATATTTATAGCGTTCTTCTCACTGCATGGATGTATTTGACTCCGATCATCTACCCTGCTGAGATCATTCCTGAGAAATATCTATTTATTGTACACAGCAATCCTTTATATTATTTTCTAAACCACTTCAGGGAAGGGTTGCTGTATGGGCATATCCCTTCAATGGAACTGAATCTGCAATGCTTCTGTATTTCATTTGTAACATTAATAATTGGGCTATATGTTTTTTATAAGAGACAAGATAAATTTATCTTGTATATCTAA
- a CDS encoding IS1182 family transposase yields MYIQYTMDQLCLPMDLEEDIPANHLVRVVNAAVNQLDDAIFDAAYPGGGRDSYHPKMLTKVIIYAYSQRIYSSRQIAKAVRENIMFMWIAGRQRPDFRTLNRFRSERMKEVLETVFTGILHYLAEEKYVKLEHYFVDGTKIEANANRYTFVWGKAVVKHKAKLQEKVRTLFATIEAAEKQEELEQAGEDLTELGEASALTSEKLEAAVQQLEAKLQVQPKDKPLKKAVRALRKDLLPRLQKYERQQELLGDRNSFSKTDPDATFMRMKEDHMQNGQLKPGYNVQIGTENQFIIGYSLHQRPTDTRCLKPHLEKVKAALGKLPKTVIADAGYGGEENYAYLEGEQLEALVKYSTYHKEKSKRWQQDISKLDNWQYVEAEDTWTCAVGRKLLFRYESKGTTESGYEVRKRHYRSASCEDCPLKEACTKAQGNREISVSLKYLRYKQQVREKLRSDEGYALAVRRMIEPESVFGQLKNNRGFRRFLLRGLPKVSLEVGWLSLAHNLLKKATIDQKSKIAVQG; encoded by the coding sequence TTGTACATTCAATATACCATGGATCAACTTTGCTTACCAATGGATTTAGAAGAAGACATACCCGCTAACCATTTGGTTCGTGTAGTCAACGCTGCTGTTAATCAGCTCGACGACGCGATCTTCGACGCGGCTTATCCCGGAGGCGGAAGAGATAGCTATCACCCCAAGATGCTCACCAAAGTTATCATTTACGCCTACTCACAGCGAATCTACTCTTCTCGTCAAATCGCCAAAGCGGTTCGTGAGAATATCATGTTCATGTGGATCGCAGGCAGACAACGACCAGACTTTCGAACGCTGAATCGGTTTCGTTCCGAACGAATGAAAGAGGTACTGGAGACGGTCTTCACAGGTATCCTTCATTATCTTGCAGAGGAAAAGTACGTGAAGCTTGAGCATTACTTTGTCGATGGCACGAAGATCGAAGCAAACGCGAACCGTTACACCTTCGTCTGGGGCAAAGCCGTCGTGAAGCACAAGGCAAAGTTGCAAGAGAAAGTACGGACACTGTTTGCAACGATTGAAGCAGCGGAGAAGCAAGAAGAGCTGGAACAGGCTGGAGAAGACCTCACCGAGCTTGGCGAGGCATCCGCGCTGACGAGCGAAAAGCTAGAGGCTGCTGTTCAACAATTGGAAGCTAAACTGCAAGTCCAGCCGAAGGACAAGCCGCTTAAAAAAGCGGTGCGCGCGCTCCGTAAAGACCTGCTCCCTCGTTTGCAAAAATATGAAAGGCAGCAAGAGCTTCTTGGGGATCGGAACAGCTTTAGCAAGACGGATCCCGACGCTACCTTCATGCGAATGAAAGAAGATCACATGCAAAATGGTCAATTGAAACCTGGCTACAATGTGCAGATCGGAACAGAAAACCAGTTCATCATCGGCTACAGTTTGCATCAACGCCCAACCGACACGCGTTGCCTCAAACCTCATTTGGAGAAGGTTAAAGCCGCTCTAGGAAAGCTGCCGAAAACCGTCATCGCGGATGCAGGATACGGCGGTGAAGAAAATTACGCATACTTAGAAGGTGAGCAGTTAGAAGCATTAGTGAAGTACAGTACCTACCACAAGGAAAAATCGAAGAGGTGGCAGCAGGATATCAGCAAGCTGGACAACTGGCAGTACGTTGAAGCCGAAGATACTTGGACATGCGCGGTAGGGCGCAAGCTGCTGTTTCGTTATGAAAGTAAGGGAACGACTGAAAGCGGATATGAAGTCAGAAAGCGACACTATCGTAGCGCAAGCTGCGAAGATTGTCCGCTCAAAGAAGCTTGTACAAAAGCACAAGGGAATCGGGAAATCAGCGTGAGTCTCAAGTATTTGCGGTACAAGCAGCAAGTACGCGAGAAACTCAGGAGCGACGAGGGATACGCTCTGGCGGTTCGACGAATGATCGAGCCCGAGAGTGTATTTGGACAACTGAAGAACAACCGGGGATTCAGACGTTTTCTGCTTCGTGGCCTGCCTAAGGTAAGCCTGGAGGTCGGGTGGCTTTCGCTTGCCCACAATTTGCTCAAGAAAGCGACAATAGACCAAAAGTCAAAAATAGCGGTGCAGGGATGA